From Actinoplanes oblitus, a single genomic window includes:
- a CDS encoding aldo/keto reductase, with translation MIVEYREFGRLGRISALTLGGGGIGGVWGGTDRAEATATVYAAIDEGITMLDLAPSYGAGAQAERVVGAALRRRPAPDVLITSKVQLPDDEEGDIAGRIRRSLRDSLARLHRDHLDLVLLHTHLRPDDAVPPKPWVTAWRTYRERVVPEFERLRAEGLVRGWGITAVAHPDTVLAALRETPRPDAAQVIVNALGFDGGTTAFHGTPPAHEAITRSANAHDVAVIGIRAVAAGALTSALDRVLPADDPVATEFVRAEAFRKLAADLGESPAALAHRYALSVPGVATVVLGVKNRTELAECVAAADRGSLTAEVMAAITTLR, from the coding sequence ATGATCGTGGAGTATCGGGAGTTCGGACGGCTCGGCCGGATCAGCGCGCTCACGCTCGGCGGTGGCGGGATCGGCGGGGTGTGGGGTGGCACTGATCGGGCCGAGGCGACGGCGACGGTGTACGCGGCGATCGACGAGGGGATCACCATGCTCGATCTGGCGCCCAGTTACGGCGCCGGCGCGCAGGCCGAGCGGGTGGTGGGTGCGGCGCTGCGCCGGCGACCGGCGCCGGACGTGCTGATCACCTCGAAGGTGCAGCTGCCCGACGACGAGGAGGGCGACATCGCCGGGCGGATCCGGCGCAGCCTGCGGGACAGTCTCGCCCGGCTGCACCGCGATCACCTGGACCTGGTCCTGCTGCACACCCACCTGCGCCCGGACGACGCGGTGCCACCGAAACCGTGGGTCACCGCCTGGCGTACGTATCGGGAGCGGGTGGTGCCGGAGTTCGAGCGGCTGCGCGCCGAGGGCCTGGTACGTGGCTGGGGCATCACCGCCGTCGCGCATCCGGACACCGTACTCGCGGCGCTGCGCGAGACGCCGCGACCGGACGCGGCGCAGGTGATCGTCAACGCGCTCGGCTTCGACGGCGGCACCACGGCGTTCCACGGCACGCCACCGGCCCACGAGGCGATCACCCGGTCGGCGAACGCCCACGACGTCGCGGTGATCGGCATCCGCGCCGTCGCGGCGGGCGCGCTGACCTCGGCGCTGGACCGGGTGCTCCCGGCGGACGATCCGGTGGCCACCGAGTTCGTCCGGGCCGAGGCGTTCCGCAAGCTGGCCGCGGACCTGGGCGAGTCACCGGCGGCGCTCGCTCATCGGTACGCGCTGAGCGTTCCCGGGGTGGCGACGGTGGTGCTGGGCGTGAAGAACCGCACCGAACTCGCCGAGTGCGTGGCGGCGGCGGACCG